A genomic stretch from Peromyscus eremicus chromosome 6, PerEre_H2_v1, whole genome shotgun sequence includes:
- the LOC131913755 gene encoding late cornified envelope protein 1C-like produces MSCQQSQQQCQPPPKCAPKCPPKCQTPKCPPKCPPKCPPKCPPKCPPVSSCCSLGSGGCCGSSSGGGCGSSSGGCCSSGGGGCCLSHHRPRRSLRRHRHSSGCCSSGGSGGCCGSSGSSSGCCGSSSGSSGCCGSGGGSSQQSGDCC; encoded by the coding sequence ATGTCCTGCCAGCAGAGCCAACAGCAGTGCCAGCCCCCTCCCAAGTGTGCCCCCAAGTGCCCTCCCAAGTGCCAGACTCCAAAGTGTCCCCCCAAGTGTCCCCCCAAGTGTCCCCCCAAGTGTCCTCCCAAGTGCCCCCCTGTGTCTTCCTGCTGTAGCCTGGGTTCTGGGGGCTGCTGTGGTTCCAGCTCTGGGGGAGGCTGTGGCTCCAGTTCTGGGGGCTGTTGCAGCTCTGGGGGTGGTGGCTGCTGCCTGAGCCACCACAGGCCCCGCAGATCTCTCCGTCGCCATCGTCACAGCTCTGGATGCTGCAGCAGTGGTGGCAGCGGTGGCTGCTgtggcagcagtggcagcagcagtggcTGCTGTGGCAGCAGTAGTGGCAGCAGTGGATGCTGTGGTAGCGGTGGTGGCAGCAGCCAGCAGTCTGGAGACTGCTGCTGA